The Cervus canadensis isolate Bull #8, Minnesota chromosome X, ASM1932006v1, whole genome shotgun sequence genome contains a region encoding:
- the ARMCX6 gene encoding protein ARMCX6, giving the protein MGRAREVGWMAAGLMIGAGACYCVYKLTIGRDDSEKLEEEEEEWDDEQELDDEDCEIWFDLTTMARPWSEDGDWTEPGAPGGAEDRPSGGGKASRTYLVKQRPFPYEHKNTWSAQSFKTFSCALGLSKGPFIQGKVLLAEPKDASFSFSRDINSHLASLSIAGNTIPTPDPAVEEGKALCAPDDLNASVENQGQVKTCISQVCRETVSLCCSSFLQQAGLNLLISMTVINNMLAKSVSGLMFPLIPEGSECAEGQVVKPLTGLSEKPASSGELLRAQALCPFPPLFTRNTDRQLLSETLAS; this is encoded by the coding sequence ATGGGCCGGGCTCGGGAAGTGGGTTGGATGGCCGCAGGACTGATGATTGGGGCTGGTGCCTGCTACTGCGTTTACAAACTAACCATAGGAAGAGATGACAGTGAGAagttggaggaggaggaagaggaatggGATGATGAGCAGGAACTGGATGACGAGGACTGTGAGATTTGGTTTGATTTAACAACTATGGCACGGCCCTGGAGTGAGGACGGGGACTGGACTGAACCTGGAGCACCCGGTGGTGCCGAGGACAGACCTTCAGGTGGGGGCAAAGCCAGTCGAACATACCTGGTAAAACAGCGCCCGTTCCCTTATGAACACAAAAATACTTGGAGTGCTCAGAGCTTTAAAACTTTCAGTTGTGCTCTTGGCCTCTCCAAGGGCCCTTTCATTCAGGGAAAAGTGTTGTTAGCTGAGCCCAAGGATGCCAGTTTTTCATTTAGCCGTGATATCAACAGTCATTTGGCCAGCCTCTCCATTGCTGGAAACACAATCCCGACTCCCGACCCTGCTGTTGAGGAGGGAAAGGCTTTGTGTGCCCCGGATGACTTGAATGCCAGTGTTGAAAATCAGGGCCAGGTGAAGACGTGCATCAGCCAAGTGTGTCGGGAGACTGTGTCACTTTGCTGCAGCTCATTTCTGCAGCAGGCTGGATTAAATTTGTTAATAAGCATGACAGTTATTAATAACATGCTTGCCAAGTCCGTTTCAGGCTTGATGTTTCCTTTGATACCAGAGGGAAGTGAATGTGCTGAGGGGCAGGTTGTGAAACCCCTGACGGGTTTGTCTGAAAAGCCAGCCTCGTCGGGGGAGTTGCTGAGAGCCCAAGCGCTATGCCCCTTCCCGCCCCTCTTTACCAGGAACACAGACAGACAGCTTCTCTCAGAAACCCTGGCCTCTTAA